GCGTCGTCACCGACGAGGGCAGCAAGGAGATCCTCAAGGGCGTCGACCTGACGGTCAGCTCGGGCGAGATCCACGCGATCATGGGCCCGAACGGCTCCGGCAAGTCGACCCTGTCCTACGCCGTTGCCGGCCACCCGAAGTACGAGGTGACCTCCGGCGAGGTGCTGCTGGACGGGGAGAACGTGCTGGAGATGAGCGTGGATGAGCGGGCCCGCGCCGGCCTGTTCCTCGCCATGCAGTACCCGGTCGAGGTGCCCGGCGTCTCGATGTCCAACTTCCTGCGTTCCGCCGCCACCGCCGTGCGCGGCGAGGCGCCGAAGCTGCGGCACTGGGTCAAGGAGGTCAAGGACGAGATGTCCAAGCTGGACATCGCCTCCGAGTTCGCCGAGCGCAGCGTGAACGAGGGCTTCTCCGGCGGGGAGAAGAAGCGGCACGAGATCCTGCAGCTGAACCTGCTCAAGCCGAAGATCGCGATCCTGGACGAGACCGACTCCGGCCTGGACGTGGACGCGCTGCGCGTGGTGTCCCAGGGCGTCAACGAGTTCGCGGCGAACAACGAGGTCGGCGTCATGCTGATCACGCACTACACCCGGATCCTCAAGCACATCAAGGCCGACCGGGTGCACGTGTTCGCAGGCGGCCGGATCGTGGAGTCCGGCGGAGTGGAGCTGGCCGACGAGCTGGAGGAGAACGGCTACGTCAAGTACACCGAGAAGGCACCGGCCTGAGCGCGAGCACGGAGAGAGGAGTTGGCGCGATGACCACCACTGCGTCTGATCTTGCTGACTCGCTGCCGCTGGACGTCGCGACGCTGCGCGCCGACTTTCCGATCCTTTCCCGCACCGTGCGGGAGGGGAAACCCCTGGTGTACCTGGACTCCGGTGCGACATCGCAGCGCCCGACGCCGGTGCTGGACGCCGAGCGGCGGTTCACCGAGACCGCCAACGCGGCCGTGCACCGTGGCGCGCATCAGCTGGCTGAGGAGGCCACCGACGCCTACGAGGCCGCCAGGGTGCGGATCGCGGACTTCATCGGCGCCACCCCCGGCGAGCTGGTGTTCACCAAGAACGCCACCGAGGGCGTCAACCTGGTCGCCTACGCGATGAGCAACGCCGGTACGGCGGGGCCGGAGTCCGAGCGGTTCCGGCTCGGACCGGGGGACGAGGTCGTGGTGACCGAGATGGAGCACCACGCGAACCTGGTTCCCTGGCAGCAGGTGTGCCAGCGCACCGGTGCCACCCTGCGCTGGTTCGGGGTGACCGACGAGGGCGGGTTGGACCTGTCCAACCTGGACGAACTGGTGACCGAGCGCACCAAGGTGGTGGCTTTCACCCACCAGTCCAATGTGCTCGGCACGGTGAACCCGCCGGAGCCGATCGTGCGGCGGGCGCGCCAGGTGGGCGCGCTCACCGTGCTGGACGCCTGCCAGTCGGTGCCGCATGCCCCGGTGGACCTCGGTGAGCTCGGCGTGGACTTCGCCGTGTTCTCCGGCCACAAGATGCTGGGGCCTGCCGGGATCGGGGTGCTCTACGGCCGGCGCGAGCTGCTGGAGGCGATGCCCCCGTTCCTCACCGGCGGCTCGATGATCGAGATGGTGCGGATGGAGGGTTCGACCTTCGCCCCGCCACCTCAGCGGTTCGAGGCCGGGGTGCCGATGACCTCGCAGGCGGTCGGCCTCGGTGCGGCGGTGGACTACCTC
The sequence above is drawn from the Amycolatopsis aidingensis genome and encodes:
- the sufC gene encoding Fe-S cluster assembly ATPase SufC, yielding MATLEIKDLHASVVTDEGSKEILKGVDLTVSSGEIHAIMGPNGSGKSTLSYAVAGHPKYEVTSGEVLLDGENVLEMSVDERARAGLFLAMQYPVEVPGVSMSNFLRSAATAVRGEAPKLRHWVKEVKDEMSKLDIASEFAERSVNEGFSGGEKKRHEILQLNLLKPKIAILDETDSGLDVDALRVVSQGVNEFAANNEVGVMLITHYTRILKHIKADRVHVFAGGRIVESGGVELADELEENGYVKYTEKAPA
- a CDS encoding cysteine desulfurase, which codes for MTTTASDLADSLPLDVATLRADFPILSRTVREGKPLVYLDSGATSQRPTPVLDAERRFTETANAAVHRGAHQLAEEATDAYEAARVRIADFIGATPGELVFTKNATEGVNLVAYAMSNAGTAGPESERFRLGPGDEVVVTEMEHHANLVPWQQVCQRTGATLRWFGVTDEGGLDLSNLDELVTERTKVVAFTHQSNVLGTVNPPEPIVRRARQVGALTVLDACQSVPHAPVDLGELGVDFAVFSGHKMLGPAGIGVLYGRRELLEAMPPFLTGGSMIEMVRMEGSTFAPPPQRFEAGVPMTSQAVGLGAAVDYLTEIGMDRVAAHERTLTEAALAGLGENPGVRILGPTELAHRGGAVSFTVDGVHPHDAGQVLDSLGIAVRVGHHCAWPLHRRLGVPASVRASFYLYNDLSEVDALVNGVREAQRFFGADG